In Haladaptatus cibarius D43, the sequence TAGAACAGACGAGCGGCTTTTCGTCGCTCATTCCCGCCGTCGGGTCGAACCTCTGTGAGTGTCTCCCCGACGCGGATGCGATTGACGACGTTGCCGGGATTCCGGGCAGAATTTTCGACGTGAAAGGCCGCGCGACGATTCCGGCCGAACCCGAGTTCGGCGTCAGCGAACACGTCGCCTCCATCCTGCTTTCGGCGCGCGAAAACGGCGCTAGCGCCCGCGCAGCACTCAATATTCGGTACGACCCCGACGTCATCAGCAGATTGGATGAACTGGGCTACGAAACCGCGGAGTTCGATGCAACATACGAGAATCTCGGCGAAACGCTGGGAGACGCGCTCGCGGAGAATCCCGATGCGACGATTCTGTACCACACCGGAAGCTACGGCATCGAACCGATTACGTACATTCTCGGCGAGACTGCCGAAGAAACGGCGGAAATAGCGCGGAAAATCGTCTGAGTTCCGTGTTG encodes:
- a CDS encoding thiamine-phosphate synthase family protein, whose translation is MKFAEEIVVEEFLPTFRSMLAEDLRERGLTQSEVADALGISQSAVSKYAHGEVAQNDRIRDDERVSRLVDEIGEGLATGSMSQVQALVEVEVLIRRLEDHDLIAQLHEESMPKLKGHGGDFNIHDPEDELRATERVLTSMRRAIRIVEQTSGFSSLIPAVGSNLCECLPDADAIDDVAGIPGRIFDVKGRATIPAEPEFGVSEHVASILLSARENGASARAALNIRYDPDVISRLDELGYETAEFDATYENLGETLGDALAENPDATILYHTGSYGIEPITYILGETAEETAEIARKIV